One Nostoc sp. UHCC 0302 DNA window includes the following coding sequences:
- a CDS encoding adenylate kinase, which produces MKKVAVFGNAGGGKSTLSKRLSQITGLPLHVLDKIQYQSGGNPIPHEDYKHAHQQILVSDRWIIDGFGCIETLWLRLNEADTLVFVDLPLYIHFWWVTKRLFTGYFKPPQGWPEKSPILKSSLSSYRVLWLCHKYLTPKYREYIEQTRSMKSVYHIRSTEQILQFFKLIENETNFKDGASA; this is translated from the coding sequence ATGAAAAAAGTCGCGGTGTTTGGCAATGCTGGAGGCGGTAAATCAACTCTCAGCAAGAGATTATCCCAAATCACTGGTTTGCCACTTCACGTCTTGGACAAGATTCAATATCAATCAGGAGGCAATCCGATTCCACATGAAGATTATAAGCACGCCCATCAGCAAATTTTAGTTAGTGATCGATGGATTATTGACGGGTTTGGTTGTATAGAAACCCTCTGGCTACGACTGAACGAAGCGGATACTCTGGTTTTTGTCGATCTACCACTATATATACATTTTTGGTGGGTAACTAAACGATTATTCACAGGTTACTTTAAACCGCCACAAGGCTGGCCAGAAAAAAGTCCAATATTGAAGAGTTCGCTTAGTAGCTACCGCGTGCTTTGGTTATGTCACAAATATTTGACCCCAAAATATCGTGAGTATATCGAGCAGACTCGAAGCATGAAAAGTGTTTATCACATTCGATCAACTGAACAGATTTTACAATTTTTTAAATTAATCGAAAATGAGACTAACTTTAAAGATGGTGCATCAGCCTAA
- a CDS encoding type II toxin-antitoxin system HicB family antitoxin, whose product MSYKVSIVIEKDEYGYYAYCPELPGCQSQGDSLEEVQTNIKEAVELYIETLSNSEKQALQNKETFTITLEVKVA is encoded by the coding sequence ATGTCGTATAAAGTTAGCATTGTTATCGAAAAAGATGAATATGGATATTATGCTTATTGTCCTGAACTTCCTGGTTGTCAATCTCAAGGTGATTCCCTAGAAGAAGTACAGACAAATATTAAAGAAGCTGTTGAGCTTTATATAGAAACCTTGTCAAATTCAGAAAAACAGGCGCTTCAGAACAAGGAAACATTCACAATAACCTTGGAGGTAAAAGTTGCCTAA
- a CDS encoding rhomboid family intramembrane serine protease has translation MVPIRDNNPIRITPYVTYGLIAANVLAFLYEANLPPQALNGFLRLAAVVPQELTLSFAGVSLHQPVPEWATLITSQFLHGGFLHLAGNMLFLWIFGNNIEDKLGHAKYLLFYISCGVLASLAQWYFAQNSNIPSLGASGAIAGVMGAYILRFPNAEVLGVVPLGFFFPTFRVPAYFFLGFWFLQQAFYGLASLETPTNISMESGGIAYWAHAGGFLFGAILGPLLGLFNDKSQEESWYR, from the coding sequence GTGGTTCCAATCAGAGACAATAATCCCATACGAATCACGCCTTATGTGACTTATGGGCTGATTGCTGCAAATGTCCTCGCTTTTCTTTATGAGGCAAATCTTCCCCCCCAAGCATTAAACGGGTTTTTACGGCTTGCGGCTGTAGTCCCGCAAGAACTCACCTTAAGTTTTGCTGGTGTATCTCTACATCAACCAGTGCCAGAGTGGGCAACTTTGATTACATCTCAGTTTCTGCACGGCGGTTTTTTGCACCTAGCTGGCAATATGTTGTTTCTCTGGATTTTTGGCAACAACATTGAAGATAAGTTAGGTCATGCCAAATATTTGCTTTTTTACATATCCTGCGGTGTCTTGGCATCGTTAGCACAGTGGTACTTCGCCCAGAATTCTAACATTCCTTCTTTGGGTGCAAGTGGTGCGATCGCTGGAGTCATGGGAGCATATATTCTCCGCTTTCCCAACGCCGAAGTTCTCGGCGTAGTCCCTTTAGGCTTCTTCTTCCCTACTTTCCGCGTTCCGGCATACTTCTTTTTAGGATTCTGGTTTCTCCAACAAGCCTTCTACGGACTTGCCAGTTTAGAAACACCCACGAACATTAGTATGGAAAGTGGCGGTATTGCTTACTGGGCCCATGCAGGCGGTTTCTTGTTTGGAGCGATTCTCGGCCCGCTATTGGGTTTATTTAATGATAAATCTCAAGAAGAATCTTGGTACAGGTAG
- a CDS encoding CHAT domain-containing tetratricopeptide repeat protein has protein sequence MKRSAKSQRVCWQFLPKLTRYSLTLLLSAVMLADAMGATPRNQGLQIAQQPETTQQNATRAAAERVIQEGMQLAERGTAESLRQAIGKYQEALKLWQQIDDKDWEAITLVGIGKVYNSLGEKQEALKCYNQALPLYRAVGDRKGEAATLNNIGNVYSDLGENQEALKYYNQALPIRHAVGDRAGEATILNNIGNVYSYLEENQEALKYYNQALPIRHAVGDRAGEATILNNIGNVYSYLGEKQEALKYYNQALPIRHAVGDRTGEAATLNNIGAVYSDLGEKQEALKYLNQALPITRTEGDRGEEASTLNNIGLVYYYLGEKQEALKYYNQALPIYHAVGDRGSEATTLNNIGLVYDSLGEKQEALKYYNQALPILRAVRNRGSEAATLNNIGLVYGSLGEKQEALKYYNQALPLVRAVGYRGGEAITLVGIGAVYFSLGENQEALKYYNQALPILRAVRDRGSEATTLFNMAFLERSRGNLQQAQTHIQAAIEIIEDLRTKIANKELRASYFASVQNYYKFYTDLLMEQDKKDPSKGYDALALEVSDRSRARGLIELLTEAKIDIKKGIDPTLLAEERRLQLQINAREKLLSELSSKKETPEQLLTNTKQQIEDILKQQRELQIQIRAKNPEYADLIYPQPLTLKEIQQQLDKDTLLLQYSLGEERSYLWAVTPDSLYSYELPASEKIDKAAKNLYNNYLINPGMQGGSPEDTGKAANELSQLILAPVADKLGKKRLVIVGDDALQYIPFAALTTSTKSADGSDYQPLVVNHEIISLPSASTIAILRKQIKGRIKAPKTLAILADPVFSANDQRVTGKSSNAANNNIDQELENSALKRSMRNINRSEIQRLEGTEEEAREILKLVSPSENIQAFGFDANYNWAINKQLSQYKMLHFATHGFLDSTDPELSGIVLSLIDKQGKSQRGFLRLTDIFNLNLPAELVVLSACETGLGKEVKGEGLVGLTRGLMYAGAARVVVSLWSVDDEATSLLMSQFYSQMLQQGKTPAAALRAAQLKMWEQEKWRNPYSWSAFTLLGEWR, from the coding sequence ATGAAGAGAAGTGCAAAGTCTCAACGAGTTTGTTGGCAGTTTCTACCAAAATTGACCCGCTACAGTTTAACTTTATTGCTGAGTGCGGTAATGCTTGCTGATGCTATGGGGGCGACACCGAGAAACCAAGGGTTGCAGATAGCACAGCAGCCAGAAACCACTCAACAAAATGCCACTCGCGCTGCTGCGGAACGGGTTATTCAAGAGGGAATGCAGCTTGCTGAACGAGGGACAGCAGAATCACTGCGACAGGCGATTGGGAAATACCAAGAAGCGCTGAAGCTTTGGCAACAAATTGATGATAAAGACTGGGAAGCCATTACCCTCGTTGGCATTGGCAAAGTCTACAACTCATTAGGAGAAAAGCAAGAAGCACTCAAATGCTACAACCAAGCTTTACCCCTATACCGTGCAGTGGGGGACAGGAAAGGTGAAGCTGCCACTCTCAACAACATTGGCAATGTCTACTCTGATTTAGGAGAAAACCAAGAAGCACTCAAATATTACAACCAAGCTTTACCGATACGCCATGCAGTGGGGGATAGGGCAGGAGAAGCCACCATCCTCAACAATATTGGCAATGTCTACTCTTATTTAGAAGAAAATCAAGAAGCCCTCAAATACTACAACCAAGCTTTACCGATACGCCATGCAGTGGGGGATAGGGCAGGAGAAGCCACCATCCTCAACAATATTGGCAATGTCTACTCTTATTTAGGAGAAAAGCAAGAAGCCCTCAAATACTACAATCAAGCTTTACCGATACGCCATGCAGTGGGGGACAGAACAGGGGAAGCCGCCACCCTCAACAATATTGGTGCTGTCTACTCTGATTTAGGAGAAAAGCAAGAAGCCCTCAAATACCTCAACCAAGCCTTACCCATAACCCGTACAGAGGGGGACAGGGGAGAAGAAGCCAGCACCCTCAATAATATTGGCTTAGTCTACTATTATTTAGGAGAAAAGCAAGAAGCGCTCAAATACTATAACCAAGCTTTACCCATATACCATGCTGTGGGGGACAGGGGAAGCGAAGCCACCACCCTCAACAATATTGGCTTAGTCTACGACTCATTAGGAGAAAAACAAGAAGCGCTCAAATACTACAACCAAGCTTTACCCATACTCCGTGCAGTGAGGAACAGGGGTAGCGAAGCCGCTACCCTCAATAATATTGGCTTAGTCTACGGCTCATTAGGAGAAAAGCAAGAAGCGCTCAAATACTACAACCAAGCTTTACCTCTAGTCCGCGCAGTGGGGTACAGGGGAGGGGAAGCCATCACCCTCGTTGGCATTGGCGCTGTCTACTTCTCACTAGGAGAAAACCAAGAAGCGCTCAAATACTACAACCAAGCTTTACCGATACTCCGTGCAGTGAGGGACAGGGGAAGCGAAGCCACCACCCTCTTTAACATGGCTTTCCTAGAACGTAGTCGCGGTAATCTACAACAAGCCCAAACACATATTCAAGCTGCTATTGAAATCATTGAAGATTTACGCACCAAAATAGCTAACAAAGAACTACGCGCTTCTTACTTTGCCTCAGTTCAAAATTACTACAAGTTCTACACCGACCTGCTGATGGAACAGGACAAAAAAGACCCATCAAAAGGATACGATGCATTGGCACTGGAAGTTAGCGATCGCTCCCGCGCCCGTGGTCTAATTGAACTACTAACCGAAGCTAAAATCGATATTAAAAAAGGCATTGACCCAACACTTTTAGCAGAAGAACGCCGTTTGCAATTACAAATTAATGCTAGAGAAAAATTATTATCAGAACTATCAAGTAAAAAAGAAACCCCAGAACAACTTTTAACCAATACCAAACAACAAATCGAAGACATACTCAAACAACAGCGAGAACTTCAGATACAAATCCGCGCCAAAAACCCGGAATATGCCGATTTGATATATCCCCAACCTCTGACTCTCAAAGAAATTCAGCAACAACTAGATAAAGACACACTGCTATTGCAATATTCTTTAGGTGAAGAACGTAGCTATCTTTGGGCTGTCACACCCGACTCTCTCTATAGCTATGAACTCCCAGCAAGTGAAAAGATAGACAAAGCAGCCAAGAATTTATACAACAATTACTTAATTAATCCTGGAATGCAGGGAGGTTCGCCAGAAGATACAGGGAAAGCTGCTAATGAACTGAGTCAACTAATCCTCGCGCCAGTTGCTGATAAGTTGGGAAAAAAACGCCTAGTAATTGTTGGTGATGATGCTTTACAATACATCCCCTTTGCGGCATTAACTACATCAACCAAATCGGCCGATGGTTCAGATTATCAACCATTGGTAGTCAACCATGAAATTATCAGTCTACCTTCCGCTTCCACCATTGCCATTCTCAGGAAACAAATTAAAGGGCGGATAAAAGCACCGAAAACCCTTGCCATTCTTGCAGATCCAGTATTTAGCGCTAACGATCAGCGAGTAACTGGCAAATCTTCCAACGCTGCTAATAATAACATTGACCAGGAACTAGAAAACTCTGCGCTAAAGCGGTCTATGAGAAACATCAACCGCAGCGAAATTCAAAGACTCGAAGGCACAGAAGAAGAGGCGCGAGAGATTCTCAAACTTGTCTCACCCTCAGAGAATATCCAAGCCTTTGGTTTTGACGCTAACTATAACTGGGCTATCAATAAGCAACTGAGTCAATACAAGATGCTGCATTTTGCTACCCACGGCTTTCTAGACAGCACTGACCCAGAGTTATCAGGAATTGTCCTTTCTCTGATAGATAAACAAGGTAAGTCCCAAAGAGGCTTTTTGCGCCTCACTGATATCTTTAACCTCAACTTGCCAGCAGAGTTGGTGGTGCTAAGTGCCTGCGAAACCGGTCTGGGTAAAGAAGTTAAAGGAGAAGGGCTAGTGGGGTTGACAAGAGGATTAATGTATGCAGGTGCAGCGCGGGTGGTAGTGTCTTTATGGAGTGTTGATGATGAAGCGACATCTTTATTGATGAGCCAATTTTACAGCCAAATGTTGCAGCAAGGGAAAACTCCGGCTGCTGCCCTCAGAGCCGCACAACTAAAAATGTGGGAACAAGAAAAGTGGCGTAACCCCTATTCTTGGTCGGCTTTTACCCTGCTGGGTGAGTGGCGGTGA
- a CDS encoding rhomboid family intramembrane serine protease, protein MFPLYDENPTRTTPYFTYGLIGMNILVFLHEVSLSNEQLEQFLQLYAVIPRELTTNLTGEWATLFTSQFLHGGWWHLISNMVFLWVFGNNIEDRLGHFKYLIFYLACGALAASCQWFIGMNSAIPSLGASGAISGVLGAYIIRFPHARVTTLIFLGFFVTTISVPALIIIGLFFVQNVISGLASLQAAANMSVESGGVAYWAHIGGFVFGIILAPLFGLFRQD, encoded by the coding sequence GTGTTTCCCCTCTACGACGAAAATCCGACGCGAACCACCCCGTATTTTACTTACGGGTTGATTGGGATGAATATTTTAGTTTTTCTTCATGAAGTCAGTCTGTCTAATGAACAATTAGAACAGTTTTTGCAGTTGTATGCTGTAATCCCACGAGAGTTAACCACCAACTTAACCGGAGAATGGGCGACATTATTTACGTCGCAATTTTTACACGGTGGTTGGTGGCACTTAATATCAAATATGGTATTTCTCTGGGTTTTTGGCAACAATATAGAAGACCGCTTAGGACATTTTAAATATCTAATTTTTTATTTGGCGTGCGGCGCTTTAGCTGCCTCATGCCAATGGTTTATTGGTATGAATTCTGCTATTCCTTCATTAGGGGCAAGTGGTGCAATTTCTGGTGTTCTGGGCGCGTATATTATTCGTTTCCCCCATGCTAGAGTTACCACTTTAATTTTCTTAGGTTTTTTCGTGACTACAATCAGTGTTCCAGCACTAATCATTATCGGGCTTTTCTTCGTGCAGAATGTGATATCTGGTCTTGCCAGCTTGCAAGCTGCTGCTAACATGAGTGTTGAATCAGGCGGAGTTGCTTACTGGGCGCACATCGGCGGCTTTGTTTTCGGGATAATTCTCGCGCCTTTATTTGGGTTGTTTAGGCAGGACTGA
- a CDS encoding type II toxin-antitoxin system RelE/ParE family toxin — MSYCVEFTKGATNDLEALTLTIQERIIRKVHWLSQNFDNVSPQALSADLSGLFKLRVGDYRIIYSFNTETQLITIHKIGHRRDIYN; from the coding sequence ATGAGTTATTGTGTTGAATTCACGAAAGGAGCTACTAACGATTTAGAAGCACTCACCTTAACTATCCAAGAACGCATTATACGTAAAGTTCATTGGCTATCTCAGAATTTTGATAACGTAAGTCCCCAAGCTCTTAGCGCTGACCTCAGTGGTCTGTTTAAACTTAGAGTAGGTGACTATCGAATTATCTATTCCTTTAATACAGAAACGCAGTTAATCACAATTCACAAGATTGGACATCGCCGAGATATTTATAACTAG
- the uvrB gene encoding excinuclease ABC subunit UvrB has product MTEFCLQAPFSPTGDQPQAIAQLTASIEAGNRYQTLLGATGTGKTFSVAAVIEKVGKPTLVLAHNKTLAAQLCNELREFFPNNAVEYFVSYYDYYQPEAYIPVTDTYIEKTAAINDEIDMLRHSATRSLFERRDVIVVASISCIYGLGMPAEYLKAAIPLQIGMEVNQRQILRDLANVQYSRNDIEMGRGKFRVRGDVLEIGPAYEDRIVRVEFFGDEIDAIRYIDPVTGEILKSLEALNIYPARHFVTPEERLEVACDDIAAELKQRKAELEEAGKLLEAQRIDQRTRYDLEMLREVGYCNGVENYSRHLAGRQAGDPPECLIDYFPKDWLLVIDESHVTVPQIRGMYNGDQARKKVLIEHGFRLPSAADNRPLKAEEFWQKVNQCIFVSATPGNWELEVSEGHIVEQVIRPTGVVDPEISVRPTEGQIDDLLGEIKDRADRHERVLITTLTKRMAEDLTEYLQDHGIRVRYLHSEITSIERIEILQNLREGKFDVLVGVNLLREGLDLPEVSLVAIMDADKEGFLRTERSLIQTIGRAARHIQGQAILYADNLTGSMIKAIDETDRRRGIQTAHNRLHGITPQPIVKKSSNAILAFLDVSRRLNATDLKVVDEHIDELPLEQIPQLITVLEAQMKEAAKKLEFEEAAKLRDRIKHLRDKMLGR; this is encoded by the coding sequence ATGACAGAATTTTGTCTTCAAGCTCCCTTTAGTCCGACAGGCGATCAACCACAAGCGATCGCACAACTCACCGCTAGTATCGAAGCTGGTAACCGTTACCAAACTTTATTAGGAGCTACGGGAACAGGTAAGACATTTTCAGTAGCAGCAGTTATTGAGAAAGTGGGAAAACCGACTTTAGTTCTGGCACATAATAAAACTCTTGCTGCACAGCTTTGTAACGAGTTGCGGGAGTTTTTTCCCAACAATGCAGTTGAGTATTTCGTCAGCTACTACGATTACTATCAGCCAGAAGCATATATTCCAGTTACTGATACTTATATTGAGAAAACGGCTGCGATTAATGATGAAATTGATATGTTGCGGCACTCAGCGACGCGATCGCTTTTTGAACGCCGTGATGTCATAGTTGTTGCTTCCATCAGTTGCATCTATGGCTTGGGAATGCCAGCAGAATATCTCAAAGCTGCTATCCCTCTCCAGATAGGTATGGAAGTAAATCAACGACAAATTTTACGGGATTTGGCAAATGTTCAATATAGTCGCAACGACATAGAAATGGGTCGAGGAAAGTTTCGTGTTCGTGGTGATGTATTAGAAATTGGCCCAGCATACGAAGACCGAATAGTTCGCGTCGAATTTTTTGGTGATGAAATTGATGCGATTCGCTATATTGACCCGGTAACAGGGGAAATTCTCAAGAGTTTGGAAGCGCTGAATATCTATCCGGCTCGTCACTTTGTTACCCCAGAAGAACGGTTAGAAGTAGCTTGTGATGACATTGCAGCAGAATTAAAACAACGTAAAGCAGAATTAGAAGAAGCTGGGAAACTATTAGAAGCGCAACGCATAGATCAACGGACACGTTACGACTTAGAAATGTTGCGTGAAGTTGGTTATTGTAACGGTGTAGAAAACTATTCGCGTCACTTAGCAGGAAGGCAAGCCGGAGACCCTCCAGAATGTTTAATTGATTATTTTCCGAAAGATTGGCTATTAGTTATAGATGAATCTCACGTTACTGTGCCGCAAATTCGTGGGATGTATAACGGTGACCAAGCTAGGAAAAAAGTGTTAATTGAACATGGATTTCGTCTTCCTAGTGCTGCTGATAACCGTCCTTTAAAAGCCGAAGAATTCTGGCAGAAAGTAAACCAGTGTATTTTTGTTTCGGCTACGCCAGGAAATTGGGAATTAGAAGTTTCTGAAGGTCATATAGTTGAGCAAGTGATTCGACCAACTGGGGTAGTTGATCCAGAAATTTCTGTGCGTCCCACAGAAGGACAAATTGATGATTTATTGGGAGAAATTAAAGATAGAGCTGATCGCCATGAACGAGTGTTAATTACCACATTAACCAAGCGGATGGCGGAAGATTTAACCGAGTATTTGCAAGACCACGGTATAAGAGTACGGTATTTACATTCCGAGATTACTTCTATTGAGCGCATTGAAATTTTGCAGAACTTGCGCGAGGGGAAATTTGATGTATTAGTTGGCGTAAACTTGCTGCGGGAAGGTTTGGATTTACCTGAAGTTTCCTTAGTAGCAATTATGGATGCAGATAAAGAAGGTTTTCTGCGAACCGAGCGTTCCTTAATTCAAACTATTGGTAGAGCCGCGCGTCACATCCAAGGACAAGCGATTTTATATGCTGATAATTTGACAGGTAGTATGATTAAAGCCATTGATGAAACAGACAGGCGGCGTGGTATTCAAACGGCACATAATCGACTACATGGGATTACACCACAACCAATTGTGAAAAAATCAAGTAATGCGATTTTGGCTTTTTTAGATGTATCTCGGCGGTTGAATGCAACTGACTTGAAAGTTGTAGATGAACATATAGATGAACTGCCATTAGAACAGATTCCACAATTGATTACTGTGTTGGAAGCACAGATGAAAGAAGCGGCGAAGAAACTGGAATTTGAAGAGGCAGCAAAATTGCGCGATCGCATCAAACACCTGCGGGATAAAATGCTAGGACGTTAA
- a CDS encoding trypsin-like serine protease has translation MKSIFTSRQFILPCIATIGVGILGFWASVSAKPQTPPRFTKVENPGEFKLEGKGEPSVLNQKEKLPGEERAIIGSDDRIPMTSRDYPWSAIGKIEGIGADGGGYSCTGTLIAEDVVLTNAHCVINPETQKVSQAMPTASFANAFEPNLVNGVVKSKADIAYATNVYYGTDFKNGTLADYANDWAILKLNKPIGKKYGYLGWKSLPSSTLVGDIKKFALVGYSGDFPNPKKKGYENLTAGESMTAGVHLRCSILRRQDNLLYHNCDTNHGASGGAIISNINGKYYILALHSGSNEVNGLLLNRAVEMSRLDEWLQRN, from the coding sequence ATGAAAAGCATATTTACATCCAGACAATTTATTCTTCCCTGCATAGCAACAATTGGGGTAGGAATTTTGGGGTTTTGGGCTTCAGTTTCAGCCAAACCACAAACCCCACCCAGGTTTACCAAAGTTGAAAATCCCGGAGAATTTAAACTAGAAGGAAAAGGGGAGCCTTCGGTGCTAAATCAGAAAGAAAAACTCCCCGGAGAAGAACGAGCAATTATTGGTTCAGATGACCGTATCCCCATGACTAGCAGAGACTACCCTTGGTCAGCCATTGGTAAAATCGAGGGGATAGGTGCTGATGGTGGCGGCTACAGTTGCACGGGAACGTTGATTGCTGAAGACGTTGTTTTGACAAATGCTCACTGTGTCATTAACCCGGAAACCCAAAAAGTTAGTCAAGCGATGCCTACGGCGAGCTTCGCTAACGCATTTGAGCCAAACTTAGTTAATGGTGTCGTCAAAAGTAAAGCTGATATAGCCTACGCCACTAATGTTTATTACGGCACAGACTTTAAAAATGGCACATTAGCCGATTATGCAAACGACTGGGCGATTTTGAAGCTCAACAAGCCTATCGGTAAAAAATATGGTTATTTGGGCTGGAAATCCCTACCATCTTCTACTCTTGTTGGAGATATAAAAAAATTCGCCTTAGTCGGCTATTCTGGTGATTTTCCTAACCCCAAGAAAAAAGGTTATGAAAATTTAACTGCTGGTGAAAGCATGACTGCTGGCGTTCACCTGCGATGCAGTATCCTCCGCCGTCAGGATAATTTGTTGTACCACAACTGTGATACTAATCACGGTGCTTCTGGAGGTGCAATTATCAGTAACATAAACGGCAAGTATTATATTTTAGCGCTCCACTCCGGCTCAAACGAGGTGAATGGATTGCTGTTGAACCGTGCGGTGGAAATGTCTCGCTTGGATGAATGGTTGCAACGGAATTAA
- a CDS encoding type II toxin-antitoxin system HicA family toxin — protein MPKLPHLTATEAEKLLLDVGFIQIRSKGSHSIYFREEVRVVISFHSGKILHPKIVKQVLQAIDISENKATAEEVIPDTDE, from the coding sequence TTGCCTAAGCTGCCACATTTGACTGCAACGGAAGCTGAAAAACTTTTATTAGATGTAGGCTTTATTCAAATTAGAAGTAAAGGAAGTCACAGTATTTATTTTCGAGAAGAAGTGAGAGTAGTGATTTCTTTTCATTCAGGAAAAATATTGCACCCAAAAATAGTTAAACAGGTTTTACAAGCCATTGACATTTCTGAGAATAAAGCGACAGCAGAAGAAGTAATACCTGACACTGATGAATAA
- a CDS encoding Uma2 family endonuclease: MLTNIRLISVKEYHQMAETGIFHPEERLELIAGQIIRMSAKGTAHESAITRTERLLRQRLGDKVLLRIQSPVQLDDYSEPEPDISVVKPNPLDYDDHHPNASEVFLLIEIADSSLKYDQEVKALAYSKSGIIEYWILDINRRKLYMYRLPSPDGYHSESILAEDVTISPLAFDDCAITIRELLRKV; the protein is encoded by the coding sequence ATGCTGACCAATATTCGCCTAATAAGTGTTAAAGAATATCACCAAATGGCGGAAACGGGAATTTTTCATCCTGAAGAACGCTTAGAATTAATCGCGGGACAAATCATCAGAATGTCAGCAAAAGGAACTGCTCACGAATCAGCAATTACCCGCACAGAAAGATTATTACGTCAACGTTTGGGCGACAAAGTTTTATTAAGAATTCAGTCACCAGTGCAACTTGATGATTACTCGGAACCAGAACCAGATATTTCAGTGGTGAAGCCCAATCCACTAGATTATGATGATCACCACCCCAATGCTTCTGAAGTATTTTTACTGATTGAAATAGCTGATTCTAGTCTCAAATATGATCAAGAAGTCAAAGCGCTCGCATATTCTAAATCAGGTATTATTGAGTACTGGATTTTAGATATCAATAGACGTAAATTGTATATGTATCGTCTTCCTAGTCCAGATGGCTATCACAGTGAGAGTATACTTGCAGAGGATGTGACAATTTCACCTTTAGCCTTTGATGATTGTGCTATCACAATTCGGGAATTATTGCGAAAAGTCTAG
- a CDS encoding acyl carrier protein phosphodiesterase: MNWLAHLLLSEADVESRLGNLLADIVKGTVREELNSNIQHGIKCHLVIDKFTDSHIVVQRSKDRINPSYRRFAGVLVDVFYDHYLAKNWSEYSHVSLDEFTAKIYKSFQAYQGEIPVTVTEMITRMAVEDWLGAYRNVAGVENTLERISKRLSMRCLRRPSSFAVRGASRREVRATPLTPAVSELTTHYDAFEDDFQEFFPELISHVQNWCLV, translated from the coding sequence ATGAACTGGTTAGCCCATTTATTATTATCTGAAGCGGATGTTGAGAGTAGGTTAGGTAATCTGCTTGCTGACATTGTAAAGGGGACAGTTCGCGAAGAATTGAACTCAAATATCCAGCACGGAATTAAATGTCATCTAGTTATTGACAAGTTTACCGACAGTCATATAGTTGTGCAAAGAAGTAAAGACCGCATCAATCCAAGCTACAGACGATTTGCGGGAGTACTCGTGGATGTTTTTTACGACCACTACTTGGCAAAGAACTGGTCAGAGTATTCCCATGTGTCTCTTGATGAGTTTACAGCAAAGATATACAAGTCGTTTCAAGCCTATCAAGGTGAAATACCTGTGACAGTTACTGAAATGATTACTCGTATGGCAGTTGAAGACTGGTTAGGAGCTTACCGCAACGTAGCTGGTGTAGAAAATACTTTGGAAAGGATATCAAAACGGCTATCGATGCGATGTCTACGACGGCCATCGAGCTTTGCCGTTCGCGGAGCGTCTCGTAGAGAAGTGCGGGCTACGCCATTAACCCCAGCTGTTAGCGAACTTACAACACACTATGATGCATTTGAGGATGATTTTCAAGAGTTCTTTCCCGAATTAATTTCTCATGTCCAAAATTGGTGTCTTGTGTAG